AGACTCAGACACAGCAATGCCATTCTCACAACTACTCCATATTTCGCCTGACGGAAGTAAGCTGCATTGGGAAGGTCATCAATATCTGTAGAAAGTTCATTCACCCTGGGGAGTGGGTGCAAAATGGTGGTGTCTTTTTTGGAAGCAAGAACCAATTCCTTATTCACTTTGTAGATATCTTTTAATTTTTCATATTCTCTATGATCCGGGAAACGTTCTTCCTGGATCCTAGTGACATAGGCAACATCGGCATCCCAAAATGCTTTGATGTCGGTTGTTTCTTCCCATGTCATAGGAAAACCTTCCAAGTTCTTTTTGTACTTTTCTGGAAGCCTTAACTCTTCCGGACTGATGAGATACAAATGTACCGGGTAATGTCTGAGGAGATTGATAAGGGAATGGATGGTTCGTCCGTATTTTAAATCTCCAATAAAGGCAATGTTCAGACCATCGATTTTTCCTTTTTCCGATACGATGGTGTATAAATCCAAAAGCGCTTGGGTCGGATGTTGGCCGGCACCATCACCTGCATTGATGACAGGAATGTTGACAGCCCCAGCCGCAATCCGAGACGAACCTTCCACCGGATGACGAATGACAGCAATGTCCACATATGCTTCAATCATCTTCATCGTATCATAGAGTGTTTCTCCTTTCGAGATGGAGGAAAATTGAAATCCTACGGTAGAGATCAGTCGGCCACCCAACCTTTCCATTGCCGCTTCAAAACTCATCCTGGTTCGGGTACTGGCTTCGAAAAATAAAGAAGCCAGGAGCTTCCCGTGTAGGATTCCGAAGGCTTCTCCCGTTTCATGTAGAACATTCATACGGTTTGTTTTTTCGATGAGGAAATTCAGGTCTTCTTTGGAAAATTGTAAGGTGTCTAGGATGTTTTTGTGGGAATAGGAGTACATAAGTCGGAAATCTTTTCTCTAGGGTTTTTGGTATCGAATAAATCGAAAACATATTTTTTGGTATTTATGGTCGATACGATTCAGAACAAACTTCGCGATATGGAGCTGGTCACCCAACACCTGGTCCAACCTGACGATTTGAACTACCATAACAATCTTTTTGGGGGAAAAATGCTCTCCTGGATCGATGAGGGGATGGCAATGTATATAATGAATAAAATTCGTTATACCAATATTGTCACCATGAGTATGGACAATGTGGTATTTCGATCCCCCGCTCGTGCCGGTGACATCATCCAAATCTACGGGAAAATTGTAAAATATGGAAAATCTTCTGTAACTTCCCGGACCTTGGCCATTACAAACAATCCACAAACGGGAAAGATGTCTACTGTGATCGAAAGTGATATCACCTATGTTTGTTTAGGTGACAACGGGAAACCTACGGCCTACTTTCGAAACTTTACCCCAACCACTTAGGAAATAATGTTTGGTTCACTCCAAGAAGACCTAGGATTCTTCCTGCAATAAAATCTCCCAAGTCATCTAATGTTTTTGGCATTTGATAAAATCCAGGGGAAGCAGGAAGGATGATTGCTCCCGCTTCATCTAAATTTAAAAGATTTTTAAGATGAATGCGGTTGTATGGAGTTTCTCTTGGGACTACAATGAGTCTCCTTCTTTCTTTCAGAGAAACATCGGCGGCTCTTTCAATCAAATTTTCTGTGAGTCCCTGTGACATAGATGCCACTGTCTTCATACTACAAGGGATTACAACCATTCCATCCCAAGTATTCGAACCACTAGCAATATCGGAACCTATATCAAAAAAATTACGAACATGAAACTTATGTTTGGTTTGTGGTTTCCATTTTGTTTCTACAAAAGAAAGAATGTCCTCTGTCGTCTCCACCTTTGTCTCATACTCTTCGGAAAAAATCCTTAGAGCGGCAGGACTTGCTGTGATGTAAGTCTCTCCTTCTAATTCAGAGAGAGCACGGAGGAACCGGGCAGCATAAATACTGCCACTAGCACCCGCAAGGCCTACCACAAGTTTCATTAAAAACTAATTCCTGATGATATCTTTAGCAAAAACTCGTTCCACTTATCAAATAAAATGGCGAGGAATAAAACTACGCTGATCCAAGAGTTGATTTGGAAAAAAATGAGAGGTAAATCTTTTCCTTTGTATTTAAAGGAAATTTTGTGTTCATACATAATCAAAATGCCAATCACAGAAAGGATGAAAAAATACATAAACCCTAACTCGGCATTGATTCCAGCCAATATAAAAAACATTAAAGACAAAGTATGCAAAATGATAGCAATGATTCGGGATTTGTTCTCACCAAGTTTAGCAGGAATGCTATGGAGTTTTTCTTTGGCATCAAAATCCATATCCTGGATTGCATATAACACATCAAAGGCGGAAATATGAAACAACAAACCTATCGAAAATAAAACAGGAATGATATTGATAGTTTCGGTAATGGCAATCCAAGCGCCTAGTGGTGCCATTGAAATGGCAAATCCTAATACCAAATGGCAAAAAAGGGTAAAACGTTTTGTCAGTGAATATAGAAATAAAACAAAAAGAGCCGGGAAGGAAAGTAGGAAGGCCAATTTGTTTACAAAAAAACTCGCAAAGATAAAAATAAAAGCAGATAAACCAATAAATAAAAGGGCCGAAAGTTTTGAAATTTTTCCCGAAGGAATTTCCCTATTTTGGGTGCGGGGGTTTTTTTCATCAATTTCTGAATCCACATATCGATTGAAACCCATTGCAGCACTGCGAGCGCTTACCATACAAACGAGGACTAGTGCCCCGATTCGGAGTAAATCTCCCGTATCCAAGGTAGATTCTAGGTAGGCTAGAAGGAAACTAATCCCTGCGAACGGCAAGGCAAAGAGTGTGTGAGAAAATTTGACCATTTTAGCGTAGAGGACTAGGTTTTTTAAGAAGTTCATAACATCCTTTCTGCCCTTAGTTTAGACAGATAAAAGGTTTTTTGGTTCATTCCGATTGGATTTCTTCCGTTCCTAGTACCAAGGTCTTAATTTATGAATATCCGTCTTTCTTTTCTTGTGCGATTCCCAATATCTTCCATTACATTTGGAATTTTTCTTCTGGTGACCGCCATCAGTGCTCACTCAAGTTTGGAAGACAGACCTTTACGAATTTTTTTCCATTGTGGCAAGGAACTTTTTACTCGAATGGATGAAGAAGGTAGAGGGGGCCTCAGTGCTCTCCTTGGCTTCGTAGAAAGAGAAAAAATGGATTTGGATTTAAAACGAGGAAAAGGGTACATGTTGTACCCTTTTAGTCCCAAAGACAAACCACTCGAATTTCCTTTTGATGGATTTACCTTAGGAAAATCCAAAGAAATGAACCACGGTCCCGTTAAACTTGGTTTAGGTTCCATCCAGGAACTCATAGATCTAAAAAATATCGAAGAATATGATGGTTGGATTGTTTATGTAAGTGCAGACGATGAAACTAAAATTCCTCTTCTTCCTTGGCAAAACCACCCAGAACTTCCCCTCTTCCTTCTTGTGGAAGGAAAACCTATCTCCCGATTTCGTTATTTGTCGAATGTCCATCAAATTGAATGTCCCAAAGATTATGGGAGACTTGGGACCTTGAATTTGTTTTTTCGAAAACGAAACTTAATACGTTTGGATTATAAATTAGAATCCATTAACTTAACAGATCGCAATCGTTCTTGGAAACAAAGAAAGGAATCGGAAACAGAAGAAGGATTAGAGAAACCTACTCCGAAAACGAAGGACATAGGGAAGAAAGAGGACAATCCGAACAAAATGTCCGGCGGGCCTGGCAGTATTTACGACCGAGAAATATTAGGTAAAGAGATAGGTTTCGGCAAATCTCCTTAGGGGTAATTTTCATCATCTCCCGTTCAATTTGTACAGGATCGGTTTTATTTGTAAATCCCAACCTTTTTGTCAGTCGTTTTACATGGGTATCCACAACAAAACCTTCCACAACTCCATAAATTTCTGCAAGAACCACATTGGCCGTTTTTCTTCCAAACCCAGGAAGTGTGATGGCTTCCTCCATTGTCTTTGGAATTTCACCACCAAATTCAGAAAGAACCATCTTAGCAAAACCTTGGATACTTTTGGCTTTGTTTTTATAAAACCCAGTGGAGAAAATTTTTTTTTCAATCGCAGAAAGCGGAGCTTTGGCAAAGGATTCAAGTGTAGGAAAGGTACGGAAAAGTTCAGGGGTGACCTGATTCACACGTTCGTCCGTACACTGTGCACTCAAAATGACAGCGATGGCCAACTCATAAGGTTTAGAAAAAGTGAGGGGAGTTTCTACGACACCGAACTCCGCCTCTAGGAGGCGGTAGACATCGGTGATTTTGGGTGTTTTTTTGGATTGTTTCAATCCAGAAGCAAACTAAAAAAATTTAGGCTGCTGGTTGTGCTTTAGGAGTGATTCCAACGTATTTTTTTGGTGTGATGGCAGTAATATCGCCGCCGTGGTCTTTGATTGCCACTTTCAAACCTTTTTTACGAAGAGTTCGCAAAGCACGTGTAGAAATCTTAACGCGAACCCAACGGTTCTCGTCTTCCAAAAAGATTTTCTTTGTGATCACATTCACCTTCCAGATACGGCGATTCTTTTTATGAGAATGGGATACGTTATTCCCTGCCGTTGTTCCTTTTCCGGTTACTACACATGTTCTAGCCATAATTATTACCTTGTTTCGCTATGTTTTTGTACCCTCAGAATGGGTCAATTCGAAACGAATCTTTTCCTGAAAGAATCGGAGTGCTTCCACAGGACTGTCTGCAAATCCAAAAAGTTGTAAGTCTTCTTCCGAAATCAGTCGCATTTCTGCTAATTTTTTGAAATTGATAACCTCAGACCAAAACTTCGATCCGTACAAAAGGATGGGGATTCGACTTTTTTTTCCGGTTTGGACAAGAGTCAATGTTTCAAATAATTCATCAAAAGTCCCAAACCCACCGGGAAAAGCAATCATCCCTCTACAGGTTTTCATAAACCAAAGTTTACGCATAAAAAAGTAATGAAACTCGAAAGTTAACTCTGGGTTTACATAGGGATTCGGGTGTTGTTCGTGAGGAAGGACAATGTTGAGTGCCACAGATTTAGAACCTGCCTCTTTGGCACCACGGTTCCCCGCTTCCATAATTCCAGGTCCCCCGCCCGTACAAATATGTAAGTTGCGATCAGGGATTTCCTGTTTTAAAACTTCTGCCCATTCAGTAATTAGTCGGGAAAACTCACGTGCTTCTTCATAATAATGTGTAAGACCATCTAACGGGGAAGGCGGATTTCTTTTTTGCGATTCTGGGGAAGGAATTCTAGCGGATCCAAAAACCACAATGGTATCGGTGATTCCATGTTCCTGGAATTCCGCCTTAGGGTGAAGATACTCAGAAAGGATTCGGATGGGGCCGGCTTCATTCCCCCATAAAAAACTTTGATTCTCAAAGGCTAAATCATTCATCTTGTTATCATAGATCGACCGAAAGGTATAAAAAATGCGGAAATTCCCAAAAACAATCCCTTTCCTGATTTCACTAGAACATCTCCCTATCACAGAAACGAATCTGAAACAAATGGCTATGGATTGGGAAGGTAGTGGATTTCCATTTTTACGTCCTGCTGTGGTTTTGGATTGGAAAACAGAACCACAAGCTTTGAGTCACTCTAGTTTAGAAATAGAATTAATATTAAGTCTTGGTTTTTGGGAAGGACTCTGCGGTTGGATTTTACCAAATCAATTTTCCGCCTTTAAAAAAAATCACCTAACAGAATCTTTACGAAATGAACTCTTTTCTCAAAAAAGAAAAACCAAACCAATTTCTATTTTCTATCTGTGGAAAAAATTTGGGAAGTCTCCCCTTTCCCTTGTATGGGTAAACTTAGGATTCATAAAAATGCGAATGGAGTTGGATTTAGAATCAAACTTTTTCTCAAATGCCCTACCACTTTCTTTTGAAGGTGAGAAAAAACTCTACTTTCGTATAGGGCACTTAAAAACCATTCACTACCTATTTTCTAAAAAAGAATTTAAATTCCCTTATCCGAAGTTTGCCGAAGTATATATCAAAACCCGTGACAAACATTCTGACGAAAGTATAGGAAAAGTGTTTTATACTTTTATCGGGTATTTACTTGAAAAAAACACCGACGAATACCTGTTACCATATTGGGGATTTGAATTAACACTTCCTGAATCTATAAGAAAACAAATTCCAGAGGAAATTTGGAATCTAACGAACTCACCCGCTCCCTCTTTATGGAGAGAGGATCATCTTTTTGAAAATGAATTAGAATTTAGGACTGTCTACCAGGTTTCCACTTCTTCGCTAAATCATCTAAGATGATAAAACGTGAGTTTTTACCAATAACAACTTCATTGATTTTTTTATCTTGTAATGCTCGGTAAACAGAGGTTCGGCTAGTGTTTTTCTTTTCAGCGAAATATTTGATCTCTAACAGATTTTTACTGATTTGTTTGCATGTATTCACTAGTGCATCTGACATTTTTTATCTAACCTCTCTGGTGTTAGACAGTTTGTTCGATAAAGAGATTATATTTTTTTAAAAATGATCCAATCGAATGGAGAATTCTATCTGTTTTTCTGTTTTAGGTGCGATGGTTTTAGGATTACCACCAGGGAAATGTAAAAAATTCCCAGTACCAGTCATAGGCTCAATCGCTATGGATCTTCGATCTTGTGGAGTATATACTTGGTAAAACTCACCACCTTGAATGATGAGTTTTTCTTTTTTATTCATAGAAAAAAGCCCAATATAAGAATTAGTTCCGTTGATTGAAAAATATAGATCATCTAAATTTTTTCCGGAAAGTGTTTCTTCCGAATTCAGTAAGATATCTTCGTTCTGGATTTTTTCTGGTAAAAGATAATCTCCTAACTTTACATGATGAAAACCAGAACCAAATAAAAAAAGATCATCGATAGATTCATCTTCGTTCCAACGAAAATAAGGATGAATACCTAATGCAAAAGGAAATTCCGTATCGGACTGGTTTGTGAGATGGTAGATGATTTTTAACTCGGAAGAAAAAAGCCTATAACATTCTTTTACATGGATTTTCGAAAGTAAGGTCCCTTTCCATGACGCGGGAATTTCTATGGCAAACTCAACATAAGATTCTTTATCCCCGATTTCTTCTTTCACTAAATGTCTAGGAAGGTTGTGAAAAAGTCCATGTAAGGGAATTCCGTTTCCATCCGTCAGCCAATGGGTGCTAGGATAAAATGGTTCCCGTGCCCAGGGGTTCGGTTCTAGTCGATTGACCCAAGGGAACATCAAAAAGGAACCAGAGGCAAAAAATGGGTCTGGAGCCTTGTGACCAGAAACAACAGAGACTGATTTCCCATCCACAGGCGACTGGAGAGATAACCCAAGCCATTGGCCACCACCGGTAGGGTGGATTTCAAAACAAGACTGTTTTGTTTTCAATTGATACAAGATTTATCTCCCAAAAATGATTGAAGTCATAGTTTGCGATCTTAGAAAGGTTTGTATGCCTTCTAGAAAGTCTTTTCTTTTCGTTTGTGTCGTTCTTCTTTCGGTTCTTTTTGCCGAATCTTGTGTCATTGGGAACAGTATGAACCTGTTACCGCAAAGTGGCAAGGCTGATTTCGAAGAGAAACTCATTGCCGGAAGGGATCAAGAAAAAATCGTCATCATCTCCATAGAAGGAATGATTTCTGATGAATCCAAAGATTCCTTTTTTGGTCCACCCACAGAATCTATGGTCGCTCGGGTCAAAGAATCCTTAAAATATGCAGAACGTGATCCAGATGTCAAAGGTGTGATTTTAAAAATCAACTCTCCTGGCGGAACGGTAACTGCCAGTGACATCATTTACCAAGAAGTTTTGAAATTTAAAAACAGAAAATCCATTCCTGTATTTGCAGGATTTATGGATACCGCTGCCAGTGGTGCCTACTACATAGCAATGGCAACCGATGCCATTGGTGCACACCCAACAACTGTTACAGGTTCAGTGGGAGTCATCATGTCAGGAATCAATGTAAAAGAAGGTTTGGATAAAATTGGAGTCAAAGACCAGTCTTTTACTTCTGGCCCTAACAAAGCACTTGGTTCTCCTACAACGGAAATGACTGCGGAACAAAGAAAAATCCTTCAATCCATCATTGATAGTTTGTATGGCCGTTTTTTTGAAATAGTAAAAAAAGGAAGACCGAATGTTGGTGAAACTCGCTTAAGAGAAATTTGTGACGGAAGGATCTTCACTGCAGAACAAGCCAAAAAAGAAGGTATGATTGATTTCATCGGATACTTTGATGATTTTGTTTACCAAGTGATGCAACACCCTAAATTTCAAGGCAATCGCTCAGGAAATCCTCGCGTCATTACCTACCAAAGAGGAAAAGGCCGAGTAGAAAATATCTACCAAGCTACCGAAGGGAACAAAAATCCTTTTTCTTTAGGCATTGCTGATAAAATCCTAGGAACAGGAACAAACGCAAAATTCCTTTATCTTTGGGATCTATAAATTTCAAGGCCAACTAATCAATGTTATTTAACTCTATTCCCTATTTATTACTTTTTGCTTTCACGTATTTAATTTACTGGAATATTCCACAAAAAGGAAGAAAACCACTGCTGGTAATTTCTTCCTTAATTTTTTACGCTTATTTCAGTTTCCCTTTTTTGTTCCACTTCCTACTTGTCATTTTAGTCAATTATGGTTTTAGCGAATGGATCTTTCGTAAAAAAGACAAAGGTGAAAAATATAACCATTTGTTGTTTAGTATCGTTGCTTTAAACCTAATCAATTTAGGCTTTTTTAAATACTTTTACTTTATCACTGGTTCCTTATTTTCCTTAACTGGTTATCCATCGTTTAAAGAAATTGCAGGTTCTTGGAGTATCTTTTTACCGCTCGCTATTAGTTTTTATACCTTTCAGATCATTGCGGTGCAAGTGGACATCCATCGTGGCATCATTGAAAAAAGAATGTCCGCTTTGGACTATTTTTTATTCATTCTGTTTTTCCCACAGTTGATTGCAGGTCCTATCATGCGGTCACAGGATTTCCTACCGCAACTAGACCATCCCACAATAGATTCAGACCGAATGAAAAAAGGATTATTTCTGAT
This region of Leptospira montravelensis genomic DNA includes:
- a CDS encoding endonuclease III domain-containing protein, which produces MKQSKKTPKITDVYRLLEAEFGVVETPLTFSKPYELAIAVILSAQCTDERVNQVTPELFRTFPTLESFAKAPLSAIEKKIFSTGFYKNKAKSIQGFAKMVLSEFGGEIPKTMEEAITLPGFGRKTANVVLAEIYGVVEGFVVDTHVKRLTKRLGFTNKTDPVQIEREMMKITPKEICRNLSLYLIFLGRKYCQARRTFCSDCPLSSLCPSFSE
- the sppA gene encoding signal peptide peptidase SppA; translated protein: MPSRKSFLFVCVVLLSVLFAESCVIGNSMNLLPQSGKADFEEKLIAGRDQEKIVIISIEGMISDESKDSFFGPPTESMVARVKESLKYAERDPDVKGVILKINSPGGTVTASDIIYQEVLKFKNRKSIPVFAGFMDTAASGAYYIAMATDAIGAHPTTVTGSVGVIMSGINVKEGLDKIGVKDQSFTSGPNKALGSPTTEMTAEQRKILQSIIDSLYGRFFEIVKKGRPNVGETRLREICDGRIFTAEQAKKEGMIDFIGYFDDFVYQVMQHPKFQGNRSGNPRVITYQRGKGRVENIYQATEGNKNPFSLGIADKILGTGTNAKFLYLWDL
- a CDS encoding aldose 1-epimerase; its protein translation is MYQLKTKQSCFEIHPTGGGQWLGLSLQSPVDGKSVSVVSGHKAPDPFFASGSFLMFPWVNRLEPNPWAREPFYPSTHWLTDGNGIPLHGLFHNLPRHLVKEEIGDKESYVEFAIEIPASWKGTLLSKIHVKECYRLFSSELKIIYHLTNQSDTEFPFALGIHPYFRWNEDESIDDLFLFGSGFHHVKLGDYLLPEKIQNEDILLNSEETLSGKNLDDLYFSINGTNSYIGLFSMNKKEKLIIQGGEFYQVYTPQDRRSIAIEPMTGTGNFLHFPGGNPKTIAPKTEKQIEFSIRLDHF
- a CDS encoding UbiA-like polyprenyltransferase — translated: MNFLKNLVLYAKMVKFSHTLFALPFAGISFLLAYLESTLDTGDLLRIGALVLVCMVSARSAAMGFNRYVDSEIDEKNPRTQNREIPSGKISKLSALLFIGLSAFIFIFASFFVNKLAFLLSFPALFVLFLYSLTKRFTLFCHLVLGFAISMAPLGAWIAITETINIIPVLFSIGLLFHISAFDVLYAIQDMDFDAKEKLHSIPAKLGENKSRIIAIILHTLSLMFFILAGINAELGFMYFFILSVIGILIMYEHKISFKYKGKDLPLIFFQINSWISVVLFLAILFDKWNEFLLKISSGISF
- a CDS encoding UbiX family flavin prenyltransferase — encoded protein: MKLVVGLAGASGSIYAARFLRALSELEGETYITASPAALRIFSEEYETKVETTEDILSFVETKWKPQTKHKFHVRNFFDIGSDIASGSNTWDGMVVIPCSMKTVASMSQGLTENLIERAADVSLKERRRLIVVPRETPYNRIHLKNLLNLDEAGAIILPASPGFYQMPKTLDDLGDFIAGRILGLLGVNQTLFPKWLG
- the rpmB gene encoding 50S ribosomal protein L28, whose amino-acid sequence is MARTCVVTGKGTTAGNNVSHSHKKNRRIWKVNVITKKIFLEDENRWVRVKISTRALRTLRKKGLKVAIKDHGGDITAITPKKYVGITPKAQPAA
- the pyrB gene encoding aspartate carbamoyltransferase, which produces MYSYSHKNILDTLQFSKEDLNFLIEKTNRMNVLHETGEAFGILHGKLLASLFFEASTRTRMSFEAAMERLGGRLISTVGFQFSSISKGETLYDTMKMIEAYVDIAVIRHPVEGSSRIAAGAVNIPVINAGDGAGQHPTQALLDLYTIVSEKGKIDGLNIAFIGDLKYGRTIHSLINLLRHYPVHLYLISPEELRLPEKYKKNLEGFPMTWEETTDIKAFWDADVAYVTRIQEERFPDHREYEKLKDIYKVNKELVLASKKDTTILHPLPRVNELSTDIDDLPNAAYFRQAKYGVVVRMALLCLSLGVKFD
- a CDS encoding TIGR00730 family Rossman fold protein, with the translated sequence MNDLAFENQSFLWGNEAGPIRILSEYLHPKAEFQEHGITDTIVVFGSARIPSPESQKRNPPSPLDGLTHYYEEAREFSRLITEWAEVLKQEIPDRNLHICTGGGPGIMEAGNRGAKEAGSKSVALNIVLPHEQHPNPYVNPELTFEFHYFFMRKLWFMKTCRGMIAFPGGFGTFDELFETLTLVQTGKKSRIPILLYGSKFWSEVINFKKLAEMRLISEEDLQLFGFADSPVEALRFFQEKIRFELTHSEGTKT
- a CDS encoding acyl-CoA thioesterase, producing the protein MVDTIQNKLRDMELVTQHLVQPDDLNYHNNLFGGKMLSWIDEGMAMYIMNKIRYTNIVTMSMDNVVFRSPARAGDIIQIYGKIVKYGKSSVTSRTLAITNNPQTGKMSTVIESDITYVCLGDNGKPTAYFRNFTPTT